The genomic window TACTTCTTTTTGAGATAAAATTTCTGAATAATTGCTTAAATCAACTGAGGCAATAACAGGGTCAAATATTCCCGATGGGCTGTTGTTTGTCAAGGCTTTTTTATTCACCGATTCTGTTGTTTTTTTGGGAAAAGTTTCCTTTGAGACCCGTTTAATATAAGGAATGATTTTTATGCGATGACCCTGACGCTCTTGGGGGCGTTTTTTATAGCAAATTAACCGCGATTTTGATAAGGGGTTAAAAGTTGAAATCCAATTTTTTTTAGGGCGAGGCTGAGGTTTGGATTCTCCAGATTCCTGATGTTTGGCATGGATAGAGTTATCAATAAACGGGCTGGCCTGAGAAATATAAAATCTTTGCATCAGTCTGGAAGGGGTGAGAAATCCGACAATTTTGTTACTGGAATCGCTGAGAATGGGAAGGTAGTAAATCCCCTGTTGAAACCAATTAAGAATTATCTGAATGTCGCGACAGTCTGACTCTTTAATAGCGATTAAACACTTCTGCATGACCGCTGCCACTGTGGTTTTTTTAAAGGATTTTTGGGTGGCTAAATACTCGGCAATATTGCGGGGAGTTAATAAACTGATGCCCTTGTGTTCATCAACAATAAAGAGACAAGGTTCTGCTCCCTCTTGCCCCGGGAATGATTCAGCGGTAGGCTGGGAGGGAGGGACTGTTCCCTGTGGCGATCGCCCCTGATTCCTCATGAATGCGATCGCCTCAATCAAGGGTGTATCTGCCGAAACAATCTGGACATTTCGGTCAATTGCAGATTCTATATCGAACGAACATAACAAACGATTTGCTTCGAGCATCGACTTTCCCTTAGTCCCATCAGAATCATGCTGCCGACCAACCCTCAATCTTCTGCTACTCTGCTCTTCAAGGCGATCGCAGATTCTGTACCCTCCGCCTTCTGACCCGGTGGCGATCGCGCCAGTCTCTCCGGTTGCCCTATCGCTTTTTTCCGAGGTGACCCTCTCGAATCAACTCATCGGTTTGGCGGGTACTGATTGCTAGTTTATCTTATTTTAGATTGAAATTGTAGAGCCACAGAAAAATATGTCGCTTCATGTTTGAACTCGCCTGGAATCTGGATTTCAATAGATTTGTTGCCTCCTTCTCATCCAACCCTTGCTACAAGGGGGCTAGGGGGTCTCTTCATTAATCCGGCAAGCGGTCTAATCCTTCACCGGAATCCTACACTCGATTGCTTTAAACAAAATTTATTTTTCAGGCTATATTTTTTGCTATAATTGCCCGGTAAAATAAAGCATAAAATCGAATTTTTGTTCAAGGCGAAGGAACTGAAAAAGGATGACCCCCGACCAACCCAGTATGACCAGACTAGAACGCCAAACTCCCCATAGTGGATACCATTGGAATAGTAGTCCACGCCGGTTTTTTGAAGGGTGGTATTATCGGGTCACCTTACCCACGGACCGCCAAACTTTTGCCTTTATGTATTCTATCGAAGACCCCGCAGGGGGTTCCCCTTATAGTGGGGGGGGTGCTCAAATTTTAGGGCCGGATGATGAGTATTTATGCCGGACCTTTCCCGATGTTAAAGGATTTTGGGCCTGGTCTAACAGTTTAGCCCTGGGTCACTGGGGAAAAACCGAGTTACCTTACCCGCCAGACTATTTATCTCCCCATGAGTTCGATCGCTACATTGAACAAGGTTATCAAGGAACCGCCACTTGGCATCAGGGCAAATTGTGCGACCCCGGAACGGGACAGCGTTGCGAGTGGCAATATGCCATTTCCCCGATCTACGGATGGGGCGATCGCCACCGGGGTCAGTTAGCAACCGCCGGGGTACTCTCATTTTTACCGATGTTTGAACCCGGTTGGCAGATTTTGATGGCCCACGGTTTGGCAACCGGGTGGATCGACTGGAACGGCAAGCGCTATGAATTTGCCAATGCCCCTGCCTACGCCGAGAAAAACTGGGGAGGTGCCTTTCCCGAAAAATGGTTTTGGGTCAATTGTAACTGTTTTGACGATGAACCGGACCTGGCGTTAACCGCTGGGGGGGGACGCCGGGGGGTCCTGTGGTGGATGGAGTCCGTGGCCCTGATTTGCATCCATTATCGGGGCCAGTTTTATGAATTTGTCCCCTGGAATGCTCAAGTGAGTTGGGAGATTGACCCTTGGGG from Laspinema palackyanum D2c includes these protein-coding regions:
- a CDS encoding tocopherol cyclase family protein, whose translation is MTPDQPSMTRLERQTPHSGYHWNSSPRRFFEGWYYRVTLPTDRQTFAFMYSIEDPAGGSPYSGGGAQILGPDDEYLCRTFPDVKGFWAWSNSLALGHWGKTELPYPPDYLSPHEFDRYIEQGYQGTATWHQGKLCDPGTGQRCEWQYAISPIYGWGDRHRGQLATAGVLSFLPMFEPGWQILMAHGLATGWIDWNGKRYEFANAPAYAEKNWGGAFPEKWFWVNCNCFDDEPDLALTAGGGRRGVLWWMESVALICIHYRGQFYEFVPWNAQVSWEIDPWGRWQMQASNDRFTVELTATTDQPGTRLRAPTQEGLTFVCRDTMQGHLTLTLRSRLGNPSEVIFRATSSLCGVETGGGPWTETWRSA